The following coding sequences lie in one Trypanosoma brucei gambiense DAL972 chromosome 7, complete sequence genomic window:
- a CDS encoding T. brucei spp.-specific protein — translation MQKGFLLLLLVRFISLLLSSCCGKRSERGEKIRNIQRFLFYIIIIFDIIYYKGMKRVHDIHIIKWVSRRSAVTCACLAALHSHFVQSVVQLQSSHEKRAVCLVGNGIFCVCVCVCVCVCVCVCVCVCVCVCVCVCVCVCVCVCLRVVVSFFDFCLLLNGSSVSGLEGTHFFFSFLLSVQLFVNCPCLLTFTSSSSTYTPPALPECLDHFPHCHCSGTELWPAKRVSHIFSFGMFVLLVRCDVVALSFFFFVNPVINPPHKPKHKKK, via the coding sequence ATGCAAAAGggctttttgttgttgttgttggtacgctttatttctctcttgCTTTCTTCGTGCTGTGGGAAGCGCAgcgaaagaggggaaaaaataaggaaTATTCAGCGTTTCttgttttatattattattatttttgatattatTTATTACAAGGGAATGAAGAGGGTACATGATATACATATTATCAAGTGGGTAAGCAGACGGTCCGCCGTCACCTGCGCATGTTTAGCGGCTCTGCACTCCCACTTCGTTCAAAGTGTCGTGCAACTCCAGTCGTCACACGAGAAAAGGGCCGTTTGTTTGGTGGGAAATGGcatcttttgtgtgtgtgtgtgtgtgtgtgtgtgtgtgtgtgtgtgtgtgtgtgtgtgtgtgtgtgtgtgtgtgtgtgtgtgtgtgtgtgtgtgtgtgtgtgtgtgtgtgtgccttcGGGtggttgtttccttttttgatttttgtctGCTTCTTAATGGCAGTTCCGTGAGCGGACTGGAAGGtacgcatttttttttttcatttcttctttcagtTCAGTTGTTCGTTAATTGCCCCTGTTTGTTGACAttcacttcttcttcttccaccTACACTCCTCCTGCCTTACCTGAATGTCTTGACCACTTTCCACACTGCCATTGCAGTGGAACTGAACTGTGGCCCGCTAAACGTGTTTCACACATTTTCTCTTTCGGGATGTTTGTCTTGTTAGTGCGCTGTGATGTGGttgctctttccttttttttttttgttaatccCGTTATCAACCCTCCGCACAAGCCCaagcacaagaaaaaataa
- a CDS encoding ATP-dependent DEAD/H RNA helicase, putative — translation MNACNNNTGGASPAIRSYDGPTGDVNIAFLHLVEKQLLPVALGCGEGKHSQNSLMPPSVIENSAIYRAVVNYAREEAARKSNDGDGPHPHNIGREGRNNEGKTSAVAGTNATPAVKVSTTLLETAGVPAAAARRGVIPRDPLLLRKLRRQQQSQLQSGTGMSGKTITSSVPTAIHGGYGEERHCSSSSGSNTVSKGSTEENMFRQEVQVGLHWSKRPLKAMTSTGWDVFRQQIGIRIEVVARRRHGSSVTGNINNSGGAGARNSLATAFNSEALQPIRCWEEARLPLALGTVVARRFLLPTPIQSQCVPVALAPSGVDVDASPPLGSGRIDVLAVAETGSGKTAAYLIPLLATIVSPPSRLKGDRSGKTGDDGGNSSAFRKCDEDRFASQGPLALVVVPTRELADQITREAQQLVSGIPDNEMKSLLQHERPVVVPSTEGKRSNDPPYNALDEIRVVKIVGGERADAQYEELLAGAHVVIGTVGQLEALLLQRLLALGSVGIVVMDEADRMLIEQQQQQSLIAVLERCPRPRQTLMFTATLGSVCEGIANKYFSLDGYVVVRVPHSCSTIVQAFEVVPSVPDTSSTVEFHDKEGNKEVKGDDGRKAPATEGKKNGKGGPQVSERRRNPLVHPVKFSRLVNYLVYATPPIVVFANEKRTCDALGNELSAEASRLMNLADTFPLETLVGETPKALQAHKTQRLPRHGQSSSPFDNLRSVAVVHSEQSQVQRQRLVDAFRSGGRRVLITTDLLARGLDVPNVMLVINYDMPSVVQALSSDNASRSDGEEGAVQRYIHRVGRTGRAGASGVAVSLVALPLALVQRAQQHLSRKGNKSGFSIGGDGTNKQRSGGGNDFVLGNASPVTDTWSSEKSRAQKRDRCELTGSRADADTEDLFPELQQDDGEYNDSDEDGNVDGGGDQGRPYGRNGRAKGEESLTRQRTEGKQATNHARSLFQSDEAVLQPLWAFLVSCAEANCTTPAIGSDIIQQQKCRQIQIPSVLAALMQACAQRSPHGTITT, via the coding sequence ATGAACGCATGCAACAATAATACTGGCGGCGCCAGTCCTGCAATCAGGTCGTACGACGGTCCAACAGGTGATGTAAATATAGCATTCCTTCACCTGGTGGAGAAGCAACTTCTTCCTGTCGCACTCGGATGCGGGGAGGGAAAACACTCACAAAATTCATTAATGCCTCCTTCAGTCATTGAGAACTCAGCCATTTACAGGGCAGTGGTTAACTACGCACGAGAAGAGGCTGCCCGTAAGAGCAACGATGGTGACGGGCCGCATCCTCACAATATTGGCCGCGAAGGAAGGAATAACGAGGGAAAAACATCTGCCGTGGCGGGAACAAATGCGACACCTGCCGTAAAGGTATCGACAACACTGCTGGAAACCGCAGGCGTaccggcagcagcggcgcgTAGGGGTGTAATTCCGCGTgaccctcttcttcttcgcaAACTTCGTCGACAGCAGCAATCCCAGCTGCAGTCAGGCACTGGAATGAGCGGTAAAACAATTACTTCCTCGGTGCCGACAGCCATTCACGGAGGTTATGGCGAGGAACGccactgcagcagcagcagcggcagcaacaccGTTAGTAAAGGGAGTACCGAAGAAAACATGTTCCGTCAAGAAGTGCAAGTCGGTTTGCATTGGAGCAAACGACCACTAAAGGCGATGACATCTACTGGGTGGGACGTCTTCCGTCAACAGATAGGCATTCGCATAGAAGTTGTGGCTCGCCGCCGCCACGGTTCCTCCGTCACTGGCAATATCAACAACAGCGGTGGTGCTGGTGCTAGAAATTCTTTAGCCACCGCTTTCAATAGTGAAGCATTACAACCCATACGCTGCTGGGAGGAAGCCCGTCTGCCTTTGGCACTTGGTACGGTGGTGGCTCGGCGATTCCTTCTGCCAACACCCATTCAGTCGCAGTGCGTCCCGGTAGCCCTGGCACCTTCTGGTGTCGATGTTGACGCATCCCCACCATTGGGAAGCGGACGGATCGATGTACTTGCTGTAGCTGAGACGGGAAGCGGGAAAACAGCTGCTTACCTCATTCCATTGCTCGCGACAATTGTGTCTCCCCCGTCGCGGCTCAAAGGTGACCGCAGCGGGAAGACAGGTGACGACGGTGGTAACAGCAGCGCTTTTAGGAAATGTGACGAGGATCGATTTGCATCCCAGGGTCCGCTGGCGCTCGTGGTGGTTCCCACACGTGAGTTGGCTGATCAAATAACGCGAGAGGCACAACAGTTGGTGAGCGGAATTCCAGACAACGAAATGAAgtcgctgctgcagcacgAGCGCCCCGTTGTCGTGCCTTCCACTGAAGGGAAGCGGAGCAACGACCCACCATATAATGCACTGGATGAAATACGTGTTGTGAAGATTGTTGGGGGCGAGCGGGCAGATGCACAGTACGAGGAACTACTAGCCGGGGCTCATGTTGTGATCGGAACTGTGGGACAGCTCGAGGCATTGCTACTGCAGCGTCTATTGGCACTTGGAAGTGTAGGCATCGTTGTGATGGATGAGGCGGATCGCATGCTCAttgaacagcagcaacaacagagtCTTATTGCTGTGTTAGAGCGTTGTCCGCGGCCGCGGCAAACTCTCATGTTCACCGCAACACTTGGTAGTGTGTGCGAGGGGATTGCAAATAAGTATTTTTCACTCGATGGATACGTCGTGGTGCGTGTGCCGCACAGCTGCTCCACCATCGTGCAAGCGTTTGAAGTGGTGCCGAGTGTCCCGGATACGTCGTCGACGGTGGAGTTCCAtgacaaagagggaaataaggaagtgaaaggagatgatggaagaaaagCTCCGGCAACggaaggtaagaaaaatGGGAAAGGGGGACCACAGGTAAGTGAGAGGCGTAGGAACCCATTGGTACACCCTGTAAAGTTTTCCCGTCTTGTTAATTACTTGGTGTACGCCACGCCACCCATTGTGGTGTTTGCCAATGAGAAACGGACGTGCGATGCCCTAGGTAACGAGTTGAGTGCTGAGGCTTCACGGCTCATGAATTTGGCGGACACCTTCCCACTAGAAACCCTCGTTGGTGAGACACCGAAAGCACTTCAGGCACACAAGACTCAGCGGTTGCCTCGGCATGGCCAGTCCTCATCGCCTTTTGACAATCTGCGCTCCGTGGCAGTCGTCCACTCAGAGCAGTCGCAGGTGCAGCGGCAGCGTCTCGTCGACGCTTTTCGAAGCGGGGGGCGGCGGGTATTGATCACAACCGACTTGTTAGCCCGCGGTCTGGACGTGCCAAACGTCATGTTGGTGATAAATTACGATATGCCCTCCGTAGTTCAAGCTTTGAGCAGTGATAATGCCAGTCGAAGTGACGGTGAAGAGGGGGCGGTACAGAGGTATATCCATCGTGTGGGGCGTACAGGTCGCGCAGGTGCAAGTGGCGTGGCGGTGTCCCTTGTAGCGCTTCCGTTAGCACTTGTTCAGAGGGCACAGCAACACCTTTCCCGTAAAGGCAATAAAAGTGGCTTCAGTATCGGTGGGGACGGGACGAATAAGCAACGCAGCGGTGGTGGTAACGATTTTGTGCTGGGAAATGCGTCACCAGTGACTGACACATGGTCCTCTGAAAAATCCCGGGCGCAGAAACGGGACCGGTGTGAGCTGACAGGATCGAGAGCAGACGCAGACACCGAAGATCTGTTCCCGGAATTGCAACAAGACGATGGAGAATATAACGACAGTGATGAAGATGGCAATGTTGATGGCGGGGGTGACCAGGGCCGACCGTATGGACGCAATGGGAGGGCAAAAGGTGAGGAATCGCTGACACGGCAGCGCACGGAGGGAAAGCAAGCTACGAACCACGCACGGAGTCTGTTTCAATCTGATGAGGCGGTGTTACAGCCGCTCTGGGCTTTTCTCGTAAGCTGTGCTGAGGCAAACTGCACAACACCCGCGATCGGCTCCGACATCATCCAACAGCAAAAGTGCCGTCAGATTCAGATTCCTTCCGTGCTCGCAGCCCTCATGCAGGCGTGTGCTCAGCGCTCCCCGCATGGCACCATCACAACTTAA
- a CDS encoding kinesin, putative has protein sequence MGKSEGIRVFLRIRPAAKGLPRPLNGVGSVRGADDTQNYSVEHTFEHSTVRFHVDRRTDADVVNNTREDFTFTFRRAFEPNATQADVFNTVAKDCVLAALDGYNSTVFAYGQTGSGKTHSITGGAESYEDRGIIPRALALLYEEIARRQQQEGTYSVAISYLQIYNDKGQDLLNRGHDARKLEDLPVVTIHDGGSDSDEVALRGLAQHSAATPKDALNLLFLGDTNRLYCETPMNKTSSRSHCVFTIYLEARPHGASVVRRSKLHFVDLAGSERVAKTGVSGTVLTEAKYINLSLHYLEQVIMALSEQANGRREHVPFRNSFMTMVLRDSLGPNCKTSMLATAHPAVDQLPETISTCRFAQRVALIKQDAHVNEEVDPHVLVRKLKAELQQMRDRLAFYTKDGGGAPDRDLSDDEKLRCEEMVKRFIAATDGNAKLEGFDGDLARIYYCFDVLKRMLAEGGGGVRVGGCGAGSSGGLSEQQQQQLDMYRSRVDALELCVKQKENEMNMLFDALQKVHRAKYNAETQTGADDGESSNYASRTKTAPGTGGSVEGGHAAPFQKPLGHPSNGAHMYASAAAAQQPHGMNVVEAGHSSNAGSIRYDGQDSPQALRRMACERLAPAEVTAVDEFFEKQQQLNEVYDLSSLTDAELLQDRATAFEAFSRSYRQCAQMESNKQELKGRYETCKTTARQLNEVVDQIRKLKGCIQRLRAERVLQGVEEVDEAERNALEELAAHKTSYNDLAASLRQQKESIDAMHLFMKRAQEQLTKDFEDWLQIRQKQLIMAVKAGGYKNADSSGSSNGVSIASNTTTMSNNIATPQVNPTTTAAVTTATIPPPTENAPPTAAAASPGRPTCFKPRLNFLQEQMQSKQQLGEQKPASASMPDLPPLREGLSSRRSWGCDGGMQLRGGLLHTGGLGSAPTHTRASSDTECGRLHHSVPATLSQQSTPNNRLGQPSTMVPLGGSALRNGWTGGSSSGAINDNNGNGYGVTSGISAGGAGLDAPNPYAPEYRSTGDPAADKQLAELYKARDALRLQLDPPQ, from the coding sequence ATGGGGAAGTCGGAGGGTATTCGCGTGTTCCTCCGCATCCGTCCGGCCGCGAAGGGTCTTCCGCGTCCCCTTAACGGTGTTGGTTCTGTACGGGGTGCTGATGACACGCAAAACTACTCCGTGGAGCATACCTTTGAACACTCCACCGTCCGCTTCCACGTGGACCGGCGGACAGACGCAGATGTGGTAAACAACACTCGAGAGGATTTTACCTTCACATTCCGCCGCGCCTTTGAGCCCAATGCTACGCAGGCGGATGTGTTCAACACCGTGGCAAAAGACTGCGTGTTAGCCGCACTCGATGGCTACAACAGCACCGTTTTTGCCTACGGTCAAACGGGTAGTGGCAAAACGCATAGCATTACGGGTGGCGCGGAGAGTTACGAGGACCGAGGTATCATCCCGCGTGCGCTGGCCCTGTTATATGAGGAAATTGcgcggcggcagcaacagGAGGGGACGTACAGCGTAGCCATCTCTTACCTGCAGATATACAATGATAAGGGACAAGACCTCCTCAATCGCGGCCACGACGCGCGAAAGTTGGAGGACCTCCCTGTGGTGACTATTCACGATGGCGGAAGTGATAGCGATGAGGTGGCACTCCGTGGTTTAGCGCAGCACTCCGCCGCAACCCCAAAAGACGCGCTGAACCTGTTGTTCCTCGGCGATACAAATCGGCTTTACTGTGAGACGCCCATGAACAAAACGTCGTCCCGCTCGCACTGCGTTTTTACCATCTACCTGGAAGCAAGACCACATGGAGCGTCGGTAGTGCGCCGCTCCAAGCTTCACTTCGTAGATTTGGCCGGTAGTGAACGGGTGGCGAAAACGGGCGTTAGCGGGACAGTGCTCACAGAAGCCAAATATATTAACCTTTCGTTGCACTACCTCGAGCAGGTCATTATGGCGCTTAGTGAGCAGGCCAATGGTCGACGTGAGCACGTTCCCTTCCGTAACTCCTTCATGACGATGGTGTTACGGGATTCATTAGGACCAAACTGCAAAACTAGTATGTTGGCCACCGCCCATCCCGCTGTGGATCAACTACCCGAGACGATTAGCACATGCCGTTTTGCACAGCGCGTAGCTCTCATCAAGCAAGATGCGCATGTCAATGAAGAAGTGGACCCACACGTCTTGGTGCGCAAACTGAAGGCGGAACTGCAGCAGATGCGTGACCGGTTAGCCTTCTATACCAAAGACGGTGGGGGCGCACCTGACCGTGACCTGAGTGATGATGAAAAGCTGCGATGTGAAGAAATGGTGAAACGGTTCATCGCCGCCACAGATGGGAATGCAAAACTTGAGGGATTCGACGGCGATTTGGCCCgcatttattattgttttgatGTGTTGAAACGCATGTTGGCGGAAGGGGGTGGGGGTGTCAGGGTTGGCGGCTGTGGCGCAGGTAGCAGTGGAGGACTCAgtgaacagcaacaacaacagcttgATATGTACCGTTCCCGTGTGGACGCTCTTGAACTTTGTGTGaagcagaaggaaaatgaaatgaacaTGCTCTTCGACGCGCTGCAGAAGGTGCACAGGGCAAAGTATAATGCTGAAACCCAGACGGGAGCAGACGATGGTGAAAGTAGTAACTACGCAAGTCGCACTAAGACTGCACCCGGAACCGGAGGGTCAGTAGAGGGGGGCCATGCAGCACCGTTTCAGAAGCCCCTGGGCCACCCATCAAATGGAGCTCACATGTACGCTagcgccgctgctgctcagCAGCCCCACGGTATGAACGTGGTTGAGGCGGGTCACTCAAGCAACGCCGGCAGTATCAGATATGACGGTCAGGACTCACCACAGGCGCTTCGTCGCATGGCCTGTGAGCGCCTCGCACCAGCCGAAGTCACAGCGGTGGATGAGTTCTTcgagaaacaacaacagcttaACGAGGTATATGATCTTTCTTCCCTTACGGACGCGGAGTTGCTTCAGGACCGCGCCACCGCTTTCGAAGCATTCAGTCGCTCCTATCGCCAGTGTGCACAAATGGAGTCCAACAAGCAGGAACTTAAGGGTCGCTACGAGACGTGTAAGACTACAGCACGACAGTTGAATGAAGTAGTCGACCAGATCCGGAAACTGAAGGGCTGCATCCAGCGGCTGCGTGCGGAAAGAGTTTTGCAGGGAGTGGAGGAAGTGGACGAGGCGGAGCGTAACGCGTTGGAGGAATTGGCAGCACATAAAACGTCATATAATGATCTTGCAGCCTCATTGCGGCAGCAGAAGGAGTCTATTGATGCCATGCATCTCTTCATGAAGCGCGCTCAAGAGCAACTGACAAAAGACTTTGAGGATTGGCTTCAAATTAGGCAGAAGCAGCTTATCATGGCCGTCAAAGCAGGGGGCTATAAGAATGCTGACAGCAGTGGTAGCAGTAACGGTGTTAGCATTGCTAGCAATACCACAACAATGAGCAACAACATTGCCACCCCACAGGTCAATCCCACTACAACGGCGGCGGTGACGACAGCAACAATACCGCCCCCGACAGAAAACGCACCACCAACGGCTGCGGCAGCGTCGCCAGGGCGGCCAACATGTTTTAAGCCTCGTCTCAACTTCTTACAGGAGCAAATGCAGTCGAAACAGCAACTAGGTGAACAGAAACCAGCCTCGGCGTCGATGCCGGACTTACCACCGTTGCGGGAGGGACTGTCTTCGAGACGATCGTGGGGTTGTGATGGCGGCATGCAGTTACGTGGCGGTCTTCTTCACACCGGTGGCTTGGGAAGTGCGCCCACCCACACGAGGGCTTCTAGTGACACGGAGTGCGGCCGGTTGCACCACTCCGTCCCTGCCACACTGTCGCAGCAGAGCACACCAAATAACAGGTTGGGTCAACCATCCACCATGGTCCCTCTCGGCGGGTCGGCACTCCGGAATGGCTGGACTGGTGGTTCAAGCAGCGGTGCCattaatgacaataatgggAACGGCTACGGGGTTACCTCTGGAATTAGCGCGGGAGGGGCGGGGCTTGATGCACCGAATCCATACGCACCCGAGTATCGATCGACAGGTGATCCAGCTGCTGACAAGCAGTTGGCGGAGCTGTACAAGGCTCGCGATGCTCTCAGATTACAGCTGGACCCCCCTCAATAG
- a CDS encoding NADH dehydrogenase, putative, whose protein sequence is MNVSRCRWQGVIKSLRSYWKWNAGAALSATNSQNSTSPYETWGSGISRFFTFLRSSTAATAQEVPREPDRIPPTYYSKASRKSLDAFIRVVERRHSSKRFDSSRPVDHTLIARLLEATTRAPTAFNLQPWVAIVVHETSQRGALSHAALDQPQPREAPVTVVFAGDMEPEWRAPAALELGLNSGYYHPLYGAAYLRLVYYHLHGGPFGSMAKAKSCISSWYSNATGTPLLSVPTTMQGYAWKQAMIPATTFIYAATAAGLDTAILEGFDEAKVREVVGLPERYTVPVIISVGYKKADEQGKPPVRSPRFSTGSLVRWNRF, encoded by the coding sequence ATGAACGTGAGCCGCTGCCGTTGGCAGGGCGTCATAAAATCCCTCCGTTCATACTGGAAGTGGAATGCAGGTGCCGCCTTGTCTGCCACTAACTCACAGAATAGCACCTCACCCTACGAGACGTGGGGCTCGGGCATATCCCGGTTTTTCACTTTCCTGAGGTCCAGCACCGCCGCCACCGCACAGGAGGTGCCGAGGGAACCAGATAGGATCCCACCCACATATTATTCAAAGGCATCGCGCAAGTCACTTGATGCATTTATACGTGTTGTGGAAAGACGTCACTCCAGCAAGCGGTTCGACAGCTCACGTCCCGTCGACCACACTCTTATCGCGCGCCTGCTGGAGGCCACTACGCGGGCACCCACCGCTTTCAACCTGCAGCCATGGGTTGCCATTGTCGTACATGAGACATCGCAACGGGGTGCTTTATCGCATGCAGCGCTCGACCAGCCGCAACCCCGTGAAGCCCCTGTCACTGTAGTGTTTGCTGGTGACATGGAGCCCGAGTGGAGGGCCCCTGCAGCACTGGAACTAGGTCTCAACAGTGGTTACTATCATCCACTCTACGGTGCTGCATATTTGCGGTTGGTGTACTATCATCTCCACGGGGGTCCGTTTGGGTCAATGGCAAAGGCAAAGTCATGCATCTCCTCCTGGTATAGCAACGCCACCGGGACGCCATTGCTGTCAGTGCCCACAACAATGCAAGGTTACGCGTGGAAGCAGGCAATGATCCCCGCCACAACATTTATTTACGccgccacagctgctggATTGGATACGGCAATTCTTGAAGGTTTCGATGAAGCGAAAGTTAGGGAGGTTGTGGGCTTGCCGGAGCGCTACACCGTGCCCGTTATTATCAGTGTGGGGTATAAGAAAGCAGATGAGCAGGGAAAACCGCCCGTGCGGAGCCCGAGATTTAGCACGGGAAGTCTCGTCCGATGGAATCGCTTCTGA
- a CDS encoding RNA-binding protein, putative, giving the protein MPNSDHSYGYGYSGSRGGSNSAGAKRERSTSPKGSHNRHYHHGSYHRYRDSDSGRSYHSGRSGDEPQYVIAASAPCLQVPSDLPVDVAAFIDLVAFYIVQGGPTAEEEIMRREANNHHFAFLRGTWKDPQQLYYRWRLYSLLQGDTLLKWRTEPFQIERGKDAYAWIPPPPISSGPECLLGACTGGPRETKGKPTDGSGRSSNASAVGAARPQPSALWLSRMCVSEGTYFVALGKEEVEKWEKLLSMDHIVEELGGVATTSTTTTTAPPSSSSTAGSSATCCGMTLEERIGKLAASLLSGERIAERMVFAVEHQKAALHLMSFILDEVVRLAYASADAVRGNGNTNTTVAARTGSCSSGGNSCRNPAFLAAARCCMCLSYLFTLNDIGRNCGAHPLLDEDVANMVASHGGHQGGGANKPAGSGNNSRGTSADPSLVPPASVLANTSARGPLPLMPLPNTAVITPTAASHSVRTLNRAVEKIMPTLIEATLLVALNTVRQYGSLQVVKALDADKNEEKPPGVEGTEGILPMGTDHTAHLHVQARISTTAVSADVMDLRKEDRDAVCMIGLLLLSWLKQLCSSWSDGDVIGSRCWSTLASKYNFLVSQTIETT; this is encoded by the coding sequence ATGCCAAACAGTGATCACAGCTACGGCTACGGCTACAGTGGTAGCAGGGGTGGGAGCAACAGTGCCGGCGCTAAGCGGGAGCGCTCGACTAGTCCGAAGGGCAGCCACAATCGGCATTATCATCACGGCAGTTACCACCGCTACCGTGACTCCGATAGCGGCCGTTCATATCACAGTGGCCGAAGTGGTGACGAGCCGCAATACGTCATCGCAGCCTCCGCACCGTGTCTGCAGGTACCGTCCGACCTTCCCGTCGATGTCGCAGCCTTCATCGATCTTGTTGCATTTTACATCGTGCAAGGCGGCCCAAcggcggaggaggaaattATGCGACGGGAGGCGAACAACCATCACTTTGCCTTTCTGCGTGGTACGTGGAAGGATCCACAGCAGTTGTACTACCGCTGGCGACTGTACTCGTTGTTACAAGGCGATACGTTGTTAAAATGGCGAACGGAGCCGTTTCAAATTGAGCGGGGGAAAGATGCCTACGCATGGATCCCACCGCCGCCGATATCGAGTGGACCAGAGTGCCTCCTTGGTGCCTGCACCGGGGGGCCTCGTGAAACGAAAGGTAAGCCCACAGACGGTAGTGGACGGAGTTCGAACGCCTCTGCAGTCGGCGCGGCGCGTCCGCAACCGTCGGCCTTGTGGCTCTCGCGGATGTGCGTATCCGAGGGCACCTACTTTGTAGCGctggggaaagaggaagtggagaagTGGGAGAAACTGCTCTCAATGGACCACATTGTGGAAGAACTGGGAGGAGTGGCGACTACTTCTACTACTACGACTACGGCTCCCCCTTCGTCATCATCGACTGCTGGATCCTCTGCCACCTGTTGTGGGATGACACTGGAGGAACGTATAGGTAAGTTAGCTGCGTCGTTGCTGAGTGGTGAACGCATAGCGGAGCGCATGGTATTCGCAGTTGAGCACCAAAAGGCCGcactgcacttgatgagctttATCCTTGATGAAGTCGTACGGCTAGCCTACGCATCTGCCGACGCAGTAAGGGGGAACGGCAATACCAACACCACGGTCGCTGCGAGGACAGGGAGTTGCAGTAGCGGTGGAAATTCATGTAGAAACCCTGCTTTTCTCGCTGCCGCCCGCTGCTGCATGTGCTTGTCATACCTTTTTACGCTGAATGATATTGGAAGGAACTGTGGGGCACACCCGCTGTTAGATGAAGATGTGGCCAATATGGTGGCATCACACGGTGGTCATCAAGGCGGGGGCGCAAATAAGCCAGCGGGCAGTGGGAATAACAGTAGGGGAACGAGTGCGGACCCTTCACTTGTGCCTCCCGCTTCCGTACTTGCAAACACTTCGGCACGTGGACCGCTGCCATTAATGCCATTACCCAACACAGCGGTTATAACGCCTACAGCCGCCAGCCATAGTGTGCGTACACTTAACCGTGCTGTAGAGAAAATCATGCCCACACTTATTGAAGCCACGTTGCTTGTGGCGCTCAACACGGTTCGGCAATATGGATCACTGCAGGTGGTTAAAGCATTGGACGCtgacaaaaatgaagagaaaccCCCCGGAGTGGAGGGGACGGAAGGAATTCTACCGATGGGTACTGACCATACCGCACACCTGCATGTGCAGGCCCGAATATCGACCACAGCCGTTTCCGCTGATGTTATGGACTTGAGGAAAGAGGATCGAGACGCCGTCTGCATGATTGGTCTGTTGCTTTTGTCGTGGTTGAAGCAGCTGTGCTCCTCGTGGTCCGATGGTGATGTGATCGGCAGCCGCTGTTGGAGTACGCTGGCGTCGAAATATAATTTTCTGGTGTCGCAGACGATTGAAACAACGTAG